A stretch of Arachis hypogaea cultivar Tifrunner chromosome 15, arahy.Tifrunner.gnm2.J5K5, whole genome shotgun sequence DNA encodes these proteins:
- the LOC112750374 gene encoding ribonuclease 3: MKSNFSLLSKLLILQYLSVLCLSQDFDFFYFVQQWPGAYCDTKQSCCYPKTGKPTADFGIHGLWPNYKDGSWPSNCDPDSVFDKSQVSDLMSNMEKNWPSLSCPSSNGMRFWSHEWEKHGTCAESELDQHEYFETALKLKQKVNLLKALKDAGIEPDDEFYSLESISDAIKEGTGFTPGIECNKDSAHNSQLYQVYMCVDTSGSVLIECPILPKSKCGSQIQFPKF; this comes from the exons ATGAAATCCAACTTTTCCTTGTTGTCCAAGCTTTTGATATTGCAATACCTATCAGTTCTATGCCTCTCTCAGGATTTTGATTTCTTTTACTTTGTTCAGCAG TGGCCAGGAGCATACTGTGATACCAAGCAGAGCTGCTGTTATCCGAAGACCGGGAAGCCGACGGCGGATTTTGGCATTCATGGACTCTGGCCTAACTACAAGGATGGTTCATGGCCCTCAAACTGTGATCCTGACAGTGTCTTTGATAAATCTCAG GTGTCAGACTTGATGAGTAACATGGAGAAGAATTGGCCATCATTGAGTTGCCCAAGTAGCAATGGAATGAGGTTCTGGTCACATGAATGGGAGAAACATGGTACCTGCGCCGAATCTGAGCTTGATCAGCATGAATACTTTGAAACTGCTCTTAAATTGAAGCAGAAAGTCAACCTTCTTAAGGCCCTCAAGGATGCAG GAATAGAACCAGATGATGAATTTTATAGCTTAGAGAGCATTTCAGATGCCATAAAAGAGGGAACAGGTTTTACTCCAGGAATTGAGTGTAACAAGGACTCGGCACATAACAGCCAACTCTACCAAGTTTACATGTGTGTGGACACTTCTGGTTCAGTTCTCATTGAGTGTCCTATACTTCCAAAGAGCAAATGTGGTTCACAAattcaattcccaaaattttaa